In Desulfofundulus kuznetsovii DSM 6115, the following are encoded in one genomic region:
- a CDS encoding 2-oxoacid:acceptor oxidoreductase family protein, producing the protein MSGTIEFRLSGSGGQGLILAGVILADAAIREGKNAVQAQSYGPEARGGASKAEVVVSDGEIDYPKVTCPDVVLAMSQEAANKYAARVKKGGLLIVDSTYVKNIPATPGRVYVFPISRLAREKVGKELVANIVALGILAGLTGAVSRQALEQALLSRIPKGTETLNMQALEAGFEMAKASSVKVPA; encoded by the coding sequence ATGTCCGGAACGATAGAATTCAGGTTGAGCGGTTCGGGTGGCCAGGGCCTGATCCTGGCGGGCGTTATTTTAGCCGATGCGGCCATCCGGGAGGGCAAAAACGCCGTGCAGGCCCAGTCCTACGGGCCGGAAGCCCGGGGTGGCGCCAGCAAGGCTGAGGTGGTGGTAAGCGACGGGGAAATTGATTACCCGAAGGTTACCTGCCCGGATGTGGTGCTGGCCATGAGCCAGGAAGCAGCCAATAAATATGCCGCTCGTGTAAAAAAGGGAGGCCTTTTAATTGTTGACAGCACCTACGTAAAAAATATACCGGCCACCCCGGGGCGGGTGTACGTTTTTCCCATCAGCCGCCTGGCCCGGGAAAAGGTGGGCAAGGAACTGGTGGCCAATATAGTGGCGCTGGGGATACTGGCCGGACTGACCGGTGCTGTCTCCCGTCAGGCCCTGGAGCAGGCGTTGCTTTCCCGCATCCCCAAAGGTACCGAAACCTTGAATATGCAGGCCCTGGAAGCAGGGTTTGAAATGGCGAAGGCCTCTTCGGTAAAGGTTCCGGCTTAA
- a CDS encoding 2Fe-2S iron-sulfur cluster-binding protein: MKTVTLTIDGRTIKAREGEKLLWAALENGIYIPNLCAIPGVKHPAAACRLCFVEIEGYPRPVTACTEPVVEGMVVSTRSPRVDRLVHTAFELLLSNHHLDCANCPRNRSCELQRIARERRFPLRVKRLRKLERNLQVDDSSPVVRYDPGKCVLCGRCVWVCREKGTGVLGFAGRGFERKVTTFGDVPLGQSGCNGCGECTRVCPVGALTGKEA, translated from the coding sequence ATGAAAACAGTCACCTTAACCATAGATGGCCGGACCATAAAGGCGCGGGAAGGGGAAAAACTGCTCTGGGCGGCCCTGGAAAACGGCATCTACATTCCCAACCTCTGCGCCATTCCCGGGGTAAAACACCCGGCTGCCGCCTGCCGGTTGTGCTTTGTGGAGATCGAGGGCTACCCGCGTCCGGTGACCGCCTGCACCGAGCCCGTGGTGGAAGGCATGGTGGTGTCCACCCGCAGCCCGCGGGTGGACCGCCTGGTACACACGGCCTTTGAGCTCCTTTTGTCCAATCACCACCTGGACTGCGCCAACTGCCCCCGCAACCGCTCCTGCGAATTGCAGCGGATTGCCCGGGAACGCCGCTTCCCCTTACGGGTGAAGCGGCTGAGAAAGCTGGAACGGAATCTGCAGGTGGACGACTCCAGCCCGGTAGTGCGCTACGACCCCGGCAAGTGTGTCCTCTGCGGGCGGTGTGTGTGGGTCTGCCGGGAAAAAGGCACCGGAGTGCTGGGTTTTGCCGGAAGGGGGTTTGAGCGCAAAGTAACCACCTTTGGGGATGTTCCCCTTGGCCAGTCGGGTTGTAACGGTTGCGGCGAATGTACCAGAGTCTGTCCCGTGGGTGCCCTGACGGGGAAAGAGGCCTGA
- a CDS encoding MFS transporter, translating to MLWKKNLYVLCLAQFLAMSSMQLIMPFLPFYIEKLGVTEPGAVTVWTGIIASANFLASAIMSPVWGNMTDRLGCKIMVLRSLVALATFAVFLSLAQNVYQFTAIRALMGAFSGFNAAAIALVAVNTPEQHLGYALGLLQTAQVAGTITGPLFGGIIASLYGYHQVFHLITLINALAAVMVYSLIRESFGPGCTVRDIHDPAGESGSSPGQTPLWVVFVVIFIAQLSVRIVEPMVPIFVKSLYRDERFLSLIAGIIIASTGVANVLGAPVLGRRSDRSGYKLTLVLSLTGAGLLYLAQTLAGSPWQLGILRFFLGFCMAGIFPSANAIVGHLFPKEKRGKAYGIISSATFLGNFAGPLAGGLIAARFSVHAVFPVTGALLLINAVWVVKSLVEPRKIFNPGQQEN from the coding sequence TTGCTATGGAAGAAAAATTTGTATGTCCTGTGCCTGGCGCAGTTTCTGGCCATGTCTTCAATGCAGTTGATCATGCCCTTTCTTCCCTTCTATATTGAGAAACTGGGCGTTACAGAACCAGGAGCCGTAACCGTCTGGACGGGTATCATTGCCTCGGCCAATTTTCTGGCTTCGGCCATTATGTCCCCGGTGTGGGGAAACATGACGGATCGCCTTGGTTGTAAAATCATGGTTCTGCGTTCACTGGTTGCCCTGGCGACATTTGCCGTCTTTTTAAGTCTGGCGCAGAATGTTTACCAGTTTACGGCCATCAGAGCTTTGATGGGGGCCTTCAGTGGCTTTAATGCGGCAGCCATTGCCCTGGTGGCGGTGAACACGCCCGAACAGCACCTGGGTTATGCCCTGGGGCTTTTGCAAACGGCCCAGGTGGCGGGAACCATAACAGGCCCCCTGTTCGGTGGAATAATAGCCAGCCTTTACGGGTACCATCAGGTTTTCCATCTGATTACCCTGATTAACGCCCTGGCAGCGGTAATGGTATATAGTTTGATCAGGGAAAGTTTTGGCCCTGGCTGCACCGTGCGGGATATTCACGATCCGGCGGGGGAAAGTGGATCTTCCCCCGGACAAACCCCTCTCTGGGTTGTTTTTGTCGTTATTTTCATTGCCCAGCTGTCCGTACGCATTGTGGAACCCATGGTACCTATCTTTGTGAAATCCTTGTACCGGGATGAGCGCTTTCTGTCCTTAATCGCCGGGATAATCATTGCTTCCACGGGTGTGGCCAATGTGCTGGGCGCCCCTGTACTGGGGCGTCGCAGTGACAGATCCGGCTATAAGCTAACCCTGGTGCTGTCCCTTACCGGTGCTGGTCTCCTGTATCTGGCCCAAACTCTGGCCGGTTCCCCCTGGCAACTGGGCATTTTAAGATTTTTCCTGGGCTTTTGCATGGCCGGTATTTTCCCGTCCGCCAATGCCATAGTGGGGCACCTTTTCCCGAAGGAAAAGCGGGGGAAGGCCTATGGCATAATTTCCAGCGCCACTTTTTTGGGCAATTTTGCCGGGCCGCTGGCCGGAGGATTGATTGCCGCCCGGTTTAGTGTACATGCCGTTTTCCCGGTTACCGGTGCACTGTTACTGATCAATGCGGTGTGGGTGGTTAAATCCCTGGTGGAACCCAGAAAAATTTTTAACCCCGGGCAGCAGGAAAATTAA
- a CDS encoding DUF3870 domain-containing protein — protein MKKTVFVAGHASLPQGMAAKGIYGTLAIVAEIDRKYGVIVQASCTLVTPLAQEYIRSILVGHSLLDGIEGPIQEIKEYYHGAAQNALIAALKDLYRTYLSGSGQASQKAR, from the coding sequence GTGAAAAAGACGGTGTTTGTGGCCGGCCATGCCAGTCTTCCCCAGGGCATGGCGGCCAAGGGTATATATGGTACCCTGGCCATTGTTGCGGAAATTGATCGCAAGTACGGCGTTATTGTCCAGGCATCCTGCACACTGGTTACTCCGCTGGCTCAGGAGTATATTAGATCAATTTTGGTGGGCCACAGCCTTTTAGATGGCATAGAAGGGCCAATTCAGGAAATTAAAGAATATTATCACGGGGCGGCGCAGAATGCGCTGATCGCCGCTCTTAAGGACTTGTACCGGACTTACCTGAGCGGTTCCGGGCAAGCAAGTCAAAAGGCCAGGTAG
- a CDS encoding 2-oxoacid:ferredoxin oxidoreductase subunit beta, translated as MLSQVESHLRSDRFPHIWCPGCGNGIVLSALVRAIEKLGYDPDKTVVVSGIGCSSRAAGYLDFNTLHTTHGRALAFATGIKLARPELDVFVLMGDGDATAIGGNHFIHAARRNIDLTAIIFNNSIYGMTGGQYSPLTPPGKRATTAPYGNVERNFDIAELAKGAGATYVARATTYHATMLEKLIIAGAKNKGFSVIEAITACPVGYGRRNKMGNGLQMLLWQKEHAVTVKQAEKMSPEELQDKIVIGELYRGEAPEYTAMYEEIMARAKGKNQ; from the coding sequence ATGCTCAGTCAGGTTGAATCCCACCTGCGGTCTGACCGGTTTCCCCATATCTGGTGTCCCGGTTGCGGCAACGGCATAGTTTTATCGGCGTTGGTCAGGGCCATTGAGAAACTGGGGTACGACCCGGACAAAACCGTGGTGGTTTCCGGCATCGGCTGTTCTTCCCGGGCGGCGGGTTACCTGGATTTCAACACCCTGCACACCACCCACGGGCGGGCGCTGGCCTTTGCCACCGGTATCAAACTGGCCAGGCCTGAACTGGATGTCTTTGTCCTGATGGGAGACGGCGACGCCACGGCCATCGGCGGCAATCACTTTATACACGCTGCCAGGCGCAATATAGACCTCACGGCCATCATTTTCAACAACAGCATCTATGGTATGACCGGGGGGCAATATTCGCCCCTCACTCCTCCCGGCAAAAGGGCGACTACCGCCCCCTACGGGAATGTAGAGCGAAACTTTGATATTGCCGAACTGGCTAAAGGTGCCGGCGCCACCTATGTGGCCCGGGCTACCACCTATCATGCCACCATGCTGGAAAAATTGATTATAGCCGGAGCCAAAAACAAGGGCTTCAGCGTCATTGAGGCCATTACCGCCTGCCCGGTGGGGTACGGGCGGCGCAACAAAATGGGCAACGGCCTGCAAATGCTTCTCTGGCAGAAGGAACATGCTGTAACGGTGAAACAGGCGGAAAAAATGAGCCCGGAGGAGTTGCAGGATAAAATAGTGATTGGTGAGTTGTACAGGGGGGAAGCTCCCGAATACACCGCCATGTACGAAGAAATCATGGCCAGGGCAAAGGGCAAAAACCAGTGA
- a CDS encoding 2-oxoacid:acceptor oxidoreductase subunit alpha, giving the protein MSDVVEMARLMQGNEAVVEGALAAGVRFFAGYPITPSTEIAELMAERLPGLGGKFIQMEDEIASMAAVIGASLAGVKALTATSGPGFSLKQENIGYAAMAEIPCVIVNVQRWGPSTGIPTAPAQGDVMQARWGTHGDHPVIVLCPASVREAYMLAIRAVNLSEKYRVPVILLMDEVIGHMRERVILPRAGEVEVIERKKPAVEPKDYYPYRPGDDGVPPMANFGDGYRYHVTGLVHDEKGNPTTDPQIAESLILRLHQKIYDHLDDVVTAEGYQLEDAEVVVVAYGAVARSAKRAVKDARETGIKAGLFRPVTIWPFPEKEVAELAGRVRHIIVAEMNLGQLKGEVERAVQGRVRVTGVNRLNGELITFDEILSAIKEVTTDAQSG; this is encoded by the coding sequence ATGAGCGATGTGGTGGAAATGGCCCGTCTGATGCAGGGCAACGAGGCGGTGGTGGAAGGAGCCCTGGCGGCCGGAGTACGCTTTTTTGCCGGTTACCCCATCACCCCCTCCACGGAGATTGCCGAATTGATGGCCGAACGCCTGCCCGGGTTGGGCGGTAAGTTCATCCAGATGGAAGACGAGATTGCCAGTATGGCCGCGGTAATCGGTGCTTCCCTGGCCGGGGTGAAGGCCCTTACGGCCACCAGCGGGCCGGGCTTTTCGCTGAAGCAGGAGAACATCGGCTATGCGGCTATGGCTGAAATTCCCTGCGTGATTGTCAATGTGCAGCGCTGGGGACCCAGTACGGGTATTCCCACCGCTCCGGCCCAGGGGGATGTGATGCAGGCCAGGTGGGGAACCCACGGCGATCACCCGGTCATCGTCCTCTGTCCTGCCTCGGTGCGGGAGGCATACATGCTGGCCATCCGGGCGGTCAACCTATCGGAAAAGTACCGGGTGCCGGTGATCCTGCTCATGGACGAAGTGATCGGTCACATGCGGGAACGGGTGATTCTGCCCCGGGCCGGGGAAGTGGAGGTAATTGAGCGTAAAAAGCCGGCGGTGGAGCCAAAAGATTATTACCCCTACCGCCCCGGCGATGACGGTGTACCGCCCATGGCCAACTTCGGAGATGGTTACCGTTACCACGTAACGGGGCTGGTGCACGATGAAAAAGGCAATCCCACCACCGACCCTCAGATTGCTGAAAGCTTAATTCTGAGGCTGCACCAGAAAATTTACGACCATCTGGATGATGTAGTTACCGCAGAGGGCTATCAGCTGGAGGATGCGGAAGTAGTTGTGGTCGCCTATGGTGCGGTGGCCAGATCGGCTAAACGGGCGGTCAAGGATGCCCGGGAAACGGGTATCAAAGCGGGGCTGTTCCGGCCGGTAACCATCTGGCCCTTCCCGGAAAAAGAGGTGGCGGAACTGGCCGGCCGGGTGCGGCACATCATCGTGGCCGAGATGAACCTGGGCCAGCTCAAGGGAGAAGTGGAGCGGGCAGTGCAGGGCCGGGTAAGGGTGACGGGGGTTAACCGGTTGAACGGGGAACTGATCACCTTTGACGAAATCCTGTCCGCCATCAAGGAGGTGACAACGGATGCTCAGTCAGGTTGA
- a CDS encoding 4Fe-4S binding protein, which produces MANALAAPKAVHIEVRERWCKGCGICVALCPKEVLSLNGSGKVAVVNSDRCVGCGRCEIHCPDFAIGIEVKEQ; this is translated from the coding sequence ATGGCTAATGCTTTAGCCGCTCCAAAAGCTGTGCATATAGAGGTGCGGGAAAGATGGTGCAAGGGGTGCGGGATTTGTGTCGCTCTTTGCCCCAAGGAAGTGCTCTCCCTGAATGGTTCGGGCAAGGTTGCGGTGGTGAATTCCGACCGCTGCGTTGGTTGCGGCCGGTGTGAAATCCACTGTCCGGACTTTGCCATCGGCATAGAGGTGAAGGAACAATGA